CCTCCCGAAGCTATCGGATCCAGGACCCGTGAAGGAGCCAACGTTCGGATCGTCGTCCGAGCACACTTGCGACGGCCTCGAAGGCCTTGACATTTTGATCGGTGCGGCCCCCCATCGAGCCTGATTCGTCGGCGTTGACGAGGAAGATCCGGAGCGAATCCTCGATGCGCTCGAAGGTGAAGTCGAGTTTGTCGGTGGAAGAGTGGCCGATGCGAAGGTCAGGCATGGGAAGTTCCTGGTTGAAGGCTTTGGGCTGTGTGATGACGCAAGGATGGCAATGGGTGTGCCACGACGACTCGAAGGTGGAAATGCTCTACCAGTGTTCGATGACCGGCGAAAGAGGTTATCCGTTTGGATAAGTGCTGCGCCTACGCGCTAGCCCCTGCAACGCCTTCCGGAGCTGGCAGATGACCTCGCGAGACGCGTTGCGGATGAAATCGGCTGCCGGGGCCGCTGATGGGTCAGTACGGCGCATGGTTTATGGCCGTTGCGAGGTGGCTCTTCTGATCCATATGTAACGTACCCACTTCTTCCACGGCTGAGGGAATGAGCACGCTGAAACGATCTCGACAGCTTTCCGCTTTCATTCGCGAACGGCAAGCGGCCATTTTGAGCGACTGGGAACATGCCGTGCGTGCGCTGCCGCCCGCGCAGAAGCTCGATCGCCCCGCGCTCTTGGATGACATCCCGGACCTGCTCGTGCGTATCGCCGACATGGCGGATGCGATTGCGCAGGGCAAGCCCCCGGTGATGCCAACAGAGAGTGCCGAGGAGCATGCGCTTCATCGTCTTGGCGAGGGCTTCGACCTGAGCGAGGTCGTTGCGGAGTATGGCGTTTTGCGCGAGTGCGTCTTGCGGCTGTGGGAAAAGGAGCCCGCCGCCCCTGAAGAGCTACCTGTGCTACGCGTGCTCAACCGCGCGATCGACAAGGCCGTTGGCCAATCCGTGCAGCGCTACGTGCAAGCGCGCGATCAAGCCTTGCAGGCGCTCGATCGGGTCTCGACGGCGGCATTCGAGAGCAAAGACCTCGATGACTTTCTTTGGCGACTTCTACATCTACTCGTCGAAACCACGCCCGTCATCGATGCGGCGGCCATTCTCATCAAAGAAGAAAATTGCTTGCGCGTGCGAGCCTCCGTGGGGGCTCGGCAGGACGGCATCGTGGGGCTATCGTTGGCATTACAAGAAACGCTGGCGGGAACCGTGGCGATCGAGCGAAGTCCGCTCTTCGTGGGTACGGGTTCTTCGGAATTGCTCGAGCAGGATCCGATTGCGGGAAAATTGGGGGTACAGGTTCTTTATGCCGTTCCCCTGGTCGACCGTTCGGATGTCGTCGGCGTGGCCATCATGGGGGCTCGTACGGCACACGAGTTTTCGCCTCACGACAAGCGTCTTTTTACCGCAATGGTGAACCGCGCGACGGTCGCCATTTTCCACCACCTGCTACGCGAAGCTGCAGAGACGCGCGCGCGGCGCCAAGAGGCCATCGCACAACTCGGAATTGCCGCGCTGGAAGTGGGCGACGCCGAGCAGCTCACGAATCACGCCCTCGAGCTCGTTGCAAAGACGCTTGCAGCGGACATGGTTGGTCTTTTCGAGGTTTTACCTGGTGGCAAAACACTGCAATTGCGCGCCGGGGTCGGATGGAACGCGGGTATGGTTGGGCGCGTTACGATCGACGCAGGGAAGAGCTCGCAATGCGGATACACGCTCGTCACGGGCGAACCGGTCGTCGTTGAGGATTTGCACACGGAATCTCGATTCAGCGTGCCTGCTTTTCACACGGAGCACGAATCGAAAAGTGGCATGAGTGTCATCATTTATGCACGTGGGCAGGGCAGCACGCCTCATGGGGTTCTTGCCGCGTATACGCGCAGTCGGCGAAGTTTTTCAGCCGATGACGTCCATTCCCTTCAATCCACGGCAAACTTGATTGCACAGGCCATTGCGCGAAGCGACATGGAGCAGTCGCTACGCCGCAGTGAAGAGCGTTTCCGATCCCTGGTGACGGCGTCGTCTTCTGCGGTATGGACCGTCAATGCCGAGGGTCTCGTGGAGGAGCCATCGCCGACTTGGCAGGCGTTCACGGGGCAATCCGACGAGCAATACTGCGGTCGGGGTTGGCTCGACGCCGTTCATCCCGAGGATCGAGCGCGCACGATGGAAGCCTGGGACCGAGCCCATGCGAAGAATGTCATCTACGAAACGGAATATCGAGTTCGCGCACGCACGGGCGAATACCGTTGGATGCTCGTGCGCGGCGCACCCGTCACCGATATCGACGGCACCACGCGCGAATGGATCGGGATGAACATCGACATCACGGACCGCAAGCGCATCGAGGAGCAATTGCAGGTCGTGGCCGCGCAACGTGAAGAGCTCATCGACAACCTGCGCGTGACGACGGAGAGATTGCAGACCCTCATTTCAGGCTCGCCACTTGCCATCATTGCAATGGATGAAAAGGGCAACGTTCAACTTTGGAATCCGGCCGCCGAGCGCCTGTTCGGGTGGACGGAAGAAGATGTGCTCGGTAGGCCAACTCCCACGATTCCAGAGGAATATGCGCGCCAATTTCAAAACAACATGGCAACGCTCCTGCACGCTGGTGAGCCAGTGACGATGGAAGTGACGCGCTTGCGGCGTGATGGTAGTCGCATTGAATTGAGCCTATGGGCAGCCCCAAGACGTGACGCTCATGGAAAGATCGTGGGCACTCTGTCTGTTTGCGCAGACGTTACCGATGCCAAACGAGCCAGGAAGCAAGTCGAGCAAGCGTTGGAGCAGGCGCAACAGGCGGTGCGTACGCGGGAAAATGTGCTCGCGATCGTATCCCACGACCTCAGAAACCCGCTGAACGTCATCAGCTTGAATACCACGCTCCTCATGAATTTGCTGCAAAACGATGCGCGCGCACGCCAGCGCGTGGAAATCATTCAAAGATCCGCGTCACGGATGGCTCGATTGATCGGCGACCTGCTCGATATGGCGAGCATTCAAGTTGGCAAACTTTCGCTCGAGCGGGACATGCACGCGGTCGATACGATGGTGCTCGAAGCCGTGGAAATGCATCAATCGATCGCTGCGGAACGCACCATTCATTTGAACGGAACGGTCAACGTGCCTCGCTCGACGCAGGTGTCGTGTGATCGCGAGCGGGTTCTGCAGGTACTATCGAATTTGCTCGGGAATGCCATTAAATTCAGTAGCCCGGGCAGCACGATTACCGTCAGCGCCGACGGGGAAGCGAGCGCGAAGGAAGTCTTGTTTGCCGTCACCGATCAGGGACCCGGCGTTGCCCCCGAACAATTGGCTCACATCTTCGAACCTTATTGGACGAGTGAGCAGAGCGCACGCAAGGGCACGGGACTCGGGCTCTTCATTGCCAAGGGCATCGTCGACGCTCATGGAGGCCGCATATGGGTCGAGACCAAGGCCGGCGTGGGTACGACGTTTTACTTTACGTTGCCGTATTGAAACCAGGGCAGGACTTGGCACGCTCGCTTCGCGCGCGTGGGACGCGCGCTCGCGAGAGTCTTGTTTACGATGGGGGGCCCGAGGCTCGCCTCCCGGTGCTTTTGCTGGCGCAAAAGCACGGCGAGGCTCGGGCCCCCCCATACCCCCCCGATTTTTTCCTCTCACCAAGCCGTGCGCATCAACCTTTGTTGTTCGCGAGCTTCGTGGATCCTGCTGCTTCGCGTAGCATTTCAATGAGTCGCTCGCGCGCGTCGGCTCGAAGCGGACCCTCCGCTGCGAATTGCACGCGCCCGTCGGCACCAATGAAAAGTACGGTGCTCCTCGTCGCATCGATCCCGAATGCAGATCGAAACCTTCCATCCCAATCGCAATAGATGGCGGACCCTGTTTCGGCGGCTCTTTGACGTATCGTGCGTTCGGCAAGCCCCCGGACGGGCCAATAATCGTATTTGGCCACGTCGGCGACGGCTGCAAATCGAATCGCCTTGCGGGATTCCTTTTCCTGCCGAGACAACCGTTCGAGCTCGTCCTTGAGGACTTGATTCTGTTTTTCCGAAGTTTTGCCCTCGTACAATATCAGAATCGGTTTTTCGTGGGGAAACCGCAAATCGAGCACTCGGCCATCGGGATCCGTCACCCGAGCGCGCACTGCTTTTTCGCCAGGAGTCGGAAGTGCCGCCGCAATGCTCGCCTGCGCAAGCACGATCGCCGTCACCGCAAGCCCCTGCATCCACGAAATTCGGGAAAACCGTAGCCGCATCGAATACCCTCCTCGCACGTTCTCTCGACGCCGCCGACGGATAGCATGGCTCGGTCGATGGGCACGCGCGGATGTCGATGGCCTGGCGAAAATTGTACGGGATTTGCAGCCTACGCCGCCGATGCAATCATTGCCCGCGATTCGATGCGGCGCAATAGTTCATCGAATACGTCCACATCCACGATTCCACCGGTCGCTCGATCGTGCCCCGACGCAAAATCCGGGCCCGCATCCGGCAGAAGCGCTCGCAGCTCGGCGCGCAGATCGAGCGGCTCGTGCGAGCGCACCGAAAAGTGCACGCGTCCAGGCACATAACCACGATTGCCTGCGAGCACGATGCGGTCGTGCAGCTTGCGCGTCCAAGCACTCGCGACGCTGCCATGAATACGACACGGCTCGGCAAATTCAATGATGGCCCACCGTCCCACGATTCGTGGAGCCTTCCGTATGGCGCGTTTCGTGGCTTCCGCGACCTCCTGCTTCAGCTCGTGCAGCCTGCTCGCCGCATTGCCATTGCCTCGCACGATATCGATGGGCCCTCGAGCTTCGACGAGCGCCCGTAGCGCTACGTCTGCCTCGTGCGTGCTCGACCGCCCCGCTGCATTGACGAGCGACACTGCGTCCCGAAGATGCGTCATTTTATGAATAGCCGCAGCGTCCTGCACCAAGGGATGCGTTTTTGCCTTGTCACCCAAATCTCCAATCAAACCAATGGCCCCGAGCCACGCCCTCTCTCGAATGTCCGCGAACGACGAAAAGAGCTCCCAAGCGAGCGCGCTCGTCGAAATGAGCGGCTCCCGGCCAAACGTGCTCACGAATGCTTCCACGTCGGGCGCGTCGTCCGTGTCGATGCGATGGTGATCCACGACAATCGTTGGAATGCGAAAAAGCCGGCCACGTCGCGAACCCGTGTCGAGCACCACGACGAGGCCCGCGCCCGACTCGTCAATGGTGGCGCTGAAAGCCGGATCATGCACATTTTCACCTTTTCGCGGCGTCAGCGGCAAGGTTTGTCCGCCATGCTTTTCGATGGCCGCCATGGCCAACGCTGCCGAGGACGTTCCATCGGCATCGGCGTGATAAACCACCGCAATGGGCGCTCCTTCGGACAATGCGGCACGTAACGACACCAAAGCTCGCTCTGTCGCTTGTTCCCAAATTCGCATGTCCGAATTGTAATCAGCGCTTTCGCCACGTCCGAGCCGACATACGTTGAGGCGATGATTCGCCTCGGATATGCCTGTCTGACCCTGGGAATGCCCGACCCCTCCATGCGCGCTGCGCAGCTCGGTCGCTACCAGAAGGGCTTGGTCGATTTGCCACCGATTTACGAATACAATGCCGAGTATGCTCGCCGGAGCATCGATTATTCCGCGGCGCACGGGCTCTTGGCCTACCGCCTGTCGAGCGACATCTTTCCGCTGCTCGACATTGCCGCAGATGCACGCAACATCGTCCCCGACTTGGGGCCGTTGCGACGCATCGTCAAACGTTCGGGCATGCACGTATCCAACCACCCGAGCCAATTCGTCGTTTTGTCGAGCCCCCATGAAGCCGTCGTCGACAATTCCTTGAAAGTCATGGATGACGCGGGTTGGGTGATGCATTCGATTGGAGCGCGCGGGTCGATTACCATTCACGGCGGAGGCGTATTCGGCGACCGACCGGCTGCGGGAAATAGGCTCGCCCACAACATCGAGCGGCTCACGCCGGCGGCGCGGCAGCTCGTGGCGCTGGAGAACGACGAAAAAAGCTGGACCGTCGTCGATTTGCTCGAAGCCACGGGCGGTAACATTCCCATCGTATTCGACAAATTGCATTGGCAGGCGAATGCACGAAGTGCGCCTTACGAAGTCGAGCTTCGTGAAGCGATTTGCACGTGGCCGAGCGATCGAATGCCGGAATTTCATTACAGCGAGCAAGAAATCGGGAAACCGCGAGGTGCACACGCCGAATGGGTGACGGGCGCCGGGCTGCTCGAATTTCTAGAAGAAATCGAAGCCGCTTCGGAAGGTCGCGAAGTCGTGGTCGTCGTGGAAGCCAAACGAAAGGATCTCGCCATTTCTCGAGCCCTCCTCGAGCTTTCGGCGCAAAAGTGGCGGAGGATGATCGAGCTCGTTCCGAGTTTGGGCATTGCAAACGAGCCGTTTCGGGCATTGCCGAAGTCGGGGCGTCGATTGCGAGAAGCTCGGGCCTGATGGCTGGTCGTTATCGCCGTTTCGACGTCGTCGCCGGCGCTGCACTCGCCGCGCGCATGCAATGCCGAAGCGCTTCGCGAAGCGTCGACAATGTCACGATTTGCGACAAATCAATACCAATTTGAACCATCGTTTGCGCCACGGCAGGACGAATCCCCGTAATGATGCATTCCGCCCCGATGAGCGCCGCGGCTCTCACCAGTCTGCCAATGTGATCCGCCGTCGACGTGTCGACGACTTCCACACCCGTCAGATCGATGATCGCGTGCGTCGCGCCTTTTTGCGTAATGCTATCAAGCAGCCGCTCCATCGTCTCCGCGGCTCGCTGGCTGTCCATCACACCGAAGAGCGGCAGCGTCAGCACGCCTTCCCATACTTCGATGATGGGCGTCGACAGCGCCTTGATCGCCTCGTCTTGCTTTGCGATCAATTCGAGTTTCTCGCGAAGCTCCTGCTCCGCTTTGGCCCGCTCCTCGACTTCACGACGCACCCGTTCGAGCGCCACGGCGAGGTCCGTTTTCGTTGCGTTCTCCGAATGAAACAGTTCGCCGATCCGATCCTCGACCGTGGTCGGCGAAGGCCGAACGACGAATTCATCACACGGATCACCCTTGGTAAAATACGCCGTTTGCTCCGCCCAGCAAGCCTTTACACCGAAATGACGCTGGAAATACGCTGCCAATTTTCCCGCGACGAACGGCGCACCCCAGGTGACACCGAGCGCGCGTTGCGCAATCGATTCCCAGTTGTTGTAGACTCGCACGCGCGCCTCCTGCGCGTCCTTGTCCACCGAAACCAGCTCCCAGCGGCCCCAACCCGCCGCCGCCGCTATCTTCGAAAGCGCAACGAATCCCTCCTCGAACGTCGGCGCCGATGATATCACGCCCCAATCGCCATCGATGCTATCCCGACCACCTTGCTGCATCCCGAGCTGAAAGCGTTCGGTTCCCACCATCCGCTGTACCGTTGACAAAAACCCCGCCATCGTGCTTTCGATCCACGCCGTCATCACCGGCGCACCAGCCCACAAACAAAGTCCTTCATCCTCTCGCCACTCGATATCGAGTCCGGCGACATGAATCTTCGGGTTCATCAAGGCCTCACTGCTACTAGAGCTTCCGTCCGAGACGTAACATTTGGGTTGGCCCTGTGTCTACTAGAATTTGCAGGCGTATCCACAGAAATCTGGAACACGTTCCGAACCGAGGGGCATCACGGCCGCGTCAATCGATGGATCAGAAGCGCGGCGCGTTTGGTGACCAGCGGCAGGGACGTGAGGTCCACGGTTTCTCCGGGCGCATGCGAGCCGTCGCCCGAGGGGCCCAGGCCTGCAAGCGAGGCCACGAATGGCGCGACGAACGATACGTCGGCGGCGCCGCGTTTGCCAGGATCGATGACGTCGACCGGGCCAAAGCCAAGGTCGCGGCTCACGCCCTGAAGCTCGCGGAGCAGCGCGAAGTTGCCTTCGGTCGGCGCCATGGGAGGGTAACCGTCCTCGAATACGATTTCCGCCGAAGTTTGCGGCAAGTTTTTCTTGACAATCGCGCGCATGCGCTCCTTGGTCCGCTCGAGCTGCTCCATGGTCAGCGTGCGCAAATCACCGGTGACCGATGCCGTTTGTGCAATGATGTTGGACTTGCCCGATGCAGCCGCTTGCCCGCGCTGTTCGTCGGCGATGTTGCCGCCCACGATGAGGCCGGCGTTGAACGTGAGATACTTTTCGCCTCGAAGCTCGTCATAAAACGTGTGCAGGATGCGCGACGCCTCGTAAATGGCTCCGGCGCCCGCGTCGTTGGAAAAAATGACCGACGAGTGCCCGGGTTTGCCTCGCACTTGCAGTTTCCACGACGTGCTCCCGCGGCGCGCGACGGTGGCGCTGTTCGGGCCGCCAACGCCTTGCTCGAATTCGAGCGCCGCGTCGCTGCGCCGCGCAGCTTCCACCAGATCCCTACGCGCCAACTCGACCGGATCGCCCGCGCTTTCTTCGTCGCCCGTGAAAGCCACGATGATTTGCGTTCCATCGAGCACCCCGGCGGCTCCGAGCGCTTTGAGTGCGTATAGAATGGCAATGTCGCCGCCTTTCATGTCGAGCGCCCCAGGGCCCTTCGCCGCGTCCTTCGAGATTCGCTCGAAACGTTGAAATGGATTGTCCTTCTCGAACACCGTATCGAGGTGCCCGATGAGCAGCACGCGCTTGCCGGCCGTTCCTTTGCGTTCGGCGAAGAGATGCCCGGCTCGATTCACCGTGTCCATTGGGATCCATCGCGTTTCGAAACCGATTGCACGAAATTCTTCTGCGAAAACTTCCCCGACCTTGCGCACCCCATCGAAGCTCAACGTACCGCTATTGATGTTCACGACCCGTTCGAGCAGCGCGATCGCTTCGTCGTTGTGCTCGTCGATGTACGATACGATTTTGGTTTCTGCGGCGCTGAGCGGTCGTGGCGTAGCGCTCTCCGCGTCGGGCTCCGTTTGCAGAGCAATCGCGGGCGCTTTGGCCGCATCATTCGGTATGACGTGTCGAGGCGCGCATGCGCAAGCGCAGGCAACGACCAGCAGCGTAGGCCAAGCGAGCAGCGCAGCGAGAGGCGAGCGTTTGCGTGGCGCGACGAGAGGGCTTCTCATGAGGCGGCACCCTAGCCCAAGTGGACCGGGGGCCGCGACCCATTTTATCGACGAACACCACGAGGATATTCAAGAATGACAAACCTTTCGTAGTTCACGCCGCCCGCGTATGGTGCGAAAATATACAAATTAAAAGGACACGCGATGAAGATTGCGTCTGCAATGCGCCCCATGGACAGTCGTATGTCTTTGGCGTACGATGGGTGCATGAACGTGTTCACTTCGAAAATTCGTTGGGCTTTCCTTGGTATTGCCGGTTTTTCCGGTGCTCTGGTCGTTGGGCAAGGGTGCAGCTCGGATCCAACCACGGGGACGTCGTCTTCGTCTTCGGCGTCGAGCAGCAGTGGTGGAGGCGAGGGGGGCGCGAGCAGTTCGAGCTCCAGCGGTGGTGGCGGTATGGGAGGCGCTGGTGGAGGAACTGCGGGCGGTGGCGGCATGCCGATGGCGTGTGCACCTGGCACGTCAGCGGATTTGCCGGCGATGAAGCTGACCGAGGTTGTGAATGGCCTTGCGCGACCGACGTTCGTCACGGGGGCACCCGAGGATACGACGCGGCTTTACGTGCTCGAAAAGCCAGGTCGAATTCGTATCGTCAAAGATGGGGCGCTGGTTGCCGAGCCATTTTTGGATGCGGCGGGCGTGGTCGAAGCAGGAGCGAACGAACGAGGCCTTTTGGGGCTCGCGTTTCACCCGCAATACGTGGCCAACGGACGATTTTACATTTATTACACGCGTGAACCCGACGGGGCCATCGAGATTGCCGAGTATACGCGCGGCATGGGCACGCCGGACGTCGCAGACCCGGGTTCAGCCAAGGTGCTGCTCACCGTTCCGCATCCGGACCATACCAACCACAATGGCGGCATGCTCGCCTTCGGGTCCGACGGGTACCTTTACATTGGCACGGGGGATGGTGGTGGCGGTGGCGATCCATTCGACAACGCTGAAAACAAAAATAGTCAGCTCGGCAAGATCCTTCGCATTGACGTCGACAAGCACCCTCAAGCGCCCGCGGGCAACATCACCGACGGCGATCAATACGTGTGGGATTGGGGACTGCGCAATCCGTGGCGCTTCAGCTTCGATCGCTGCACGAATCATCTTTACATCGCGGATGTCGGGCAGAATCAATGGGAGGAAGTCAACATCGAGGCGCCTTCCGATGGGAACAAGAACTACGGCTGGGACATCATGGAGGG
The nucleotide sequence above comes from Polyangiaceae bacterium. Encoded proteins:
- a CDS encoding STAS domain-containing protein, with product MAGFLSTVQRMVGTERFQLGMQQGGRDSIDGDWGVISSAPTFEEGFVALSKIAAAAGWGRWELVSVDKDAQEARVRVYNNWESIAQRALGVTWGAPFVAGKLAAYFQRHFGVKACWAEQTAYFTKGDPCDEFVVRPSPTTVEDRIGELFHSENATKTDLAVALERVRREVEERAKAEQELREKLELIAKQDEAIKALSTPIIEVWEGVLTLPLFGVMDSQRAAETMERLLDSITQKGATHAIIDLTGVEVVDTSTADHIGRLVRAAALIGAECIITGIRPAVAQTMVQIGIDLSQIVTLSTLREALRHCMRAASAAPATTSKRR
- a CDS encoding M20/M25/M40 family metallo-hydrolase; this translates as MRSPLVAPRKRSPLAALLAWPTLLVVACACACAPRHVIPNDAAKAPAIALQTEPDAESATPRPLSAAETKIVSYIDEHNDEAIALLERVVNINSGTLSFDGVRKVGEVFAEEFRAIGFETRWIPMDTVNRAGHLFAERKGTAGKRVLLIGHLDTVFEKDNPFQRFERISKDAAKGPGALDMKGGDIAILYALKALGAAGVLDGTQIIVAFTGDEESAGDPVELARRDLVEAARRSDAALEFEQGVGGPNSATVARRGSTSWKLQVRGKPGHSSVIFSNDAGAGAIYEASRILHTFYDELRGEKYLTFNAGLIVGGNIADEQRGQAAASGKSNIIAQTASVTGDLRTLTMEQLERTKERMRAIVKKNLPQTSAEIVFEDGYPPMAPTEGNFALLRELQGVSRDLGFGPVDVIDPGKRGAADVSFVAPFVASLAGLGPSGDGSHAPGETVDLTSLPLVTKRAALLIHRLTRP
- a CDS encoding DHH family phosphoesterase, with protein sequence MRIWEQATERALVSLRAALSEGAPIAVVYHADADGTSSAALAMAAIEKHGGQTLPLTPRKGENVHDPAFSATIDESGAGLVVVLDTGSRRGRLFRIPTIVVDHHRIDTDDAPDVEAFVSTFGREPLISTSALAWELFSSFADIRERAWLGAIGLIGDLGDKAKTHPLVQDAAAIHKMTHLRDAVSLVNAAGRSSTHEADVALRALVEARGPIDIVRGNGNAASRLHELKQEVAEATKRAIRKAPRIVGRWAIIEFAEPCRIHGSVASAWTRKLHDRIVLAGNRGYVPGRVHFSVRSHEPLDLRAELRALLPDAGPDFASGHDRATGGIVDVDVFDELLRRIESRAMIASAA
- a CDS encoding PAS domain S-box protein, with protein sequence MSTLKRSRQLSAFIRERQAAILSDWEHAVRALPPAQKLDRPALLDDIPDLLVRIADMADAIAQGKPPVMPTESAEEHALHRLGEGFDLSEVVAEYGVLRECVLRLWEKEPAAPEELPVLRVLNRAIDKAVGQSVQRYVQARDQALQALDRVSTAAFESKDLDDFLWRLLHLLVETTPVIDAAAILIKEENCLRVRASVGARQDGIVGLSLALQETLAGTVAIERSPLFVGTGSSELLEQDPIAGKLGVQVLYAVPLVDRSDVVGVAIMGARTAHEFSPHDKRLFTAMVNRATVAIFHHLLREAAETRARRQEAIAQLGIAALEVGDAEQLTNHALELVAKTLAADMVGLFEVLPGGKTLQLRAGVGWNAGMVGRVTIDAGKSSQCGYTLVTGEPVVVEDLHTESRFSVPAFHTEHESKSGMSVIIYARGQGSTPHGVLAAYTRSRRSFSADDVHSLQSTANLIAQAIARSDMEQSLRRSEERFRSLVTASSSAVWTVNAEGLVEEPSPTWQAFTGQSDEQYCGRGWLDAVHPEDRARTMEAWDRAHAKNVIYETEYRVRARTGEYRWMLVRGAPVTDIDGTTREWIGMNIDITDRKRIEEQLQVVAAQREELIDNLRVTTERLQTLISGSPLAIIAMDEKGNVQLWNPAAERLFGWTEEDVLGRPTPTIPEEYARQFQNNMATLLHAGEPVTMEVTRLRRDGSRIELSLWAAPRRDAHGKIVGTLSVCADVTDAKRARKQVEQALEQAQQAVRTRENVLAIVSHDLRNPLNVISLNTTLLMNLLQNDARARQRVEIIQRSASRMARLIGDLLDMASIQVGKLSLERDMHAVDTMVLEAVEMHQSIAAERTIHLNGTVNVPRSTQVSCDRERVLQVLSNLLGNAIKFSSPGSTITVSADGEASAKEVLFAVTDQGPGVAPEQLAHIFEPYWTSEQSARKGTGLGLFIAKGIVDAHGGRIWVETKAGVGTTFYFTLPY
- a CDS encoding PQQ-dependent sugar dehydrogenase, translated to MPAMKLTEVVNGLARPTFVTGAPEDTTRLYVLEKPGRIRIVKDGALVAEPFLDAAGVVEAGANERGLLGLAFHPQYVANGRFYIYYTREPDGAIEIAEYTRGMGTPDVADPGSAKVLLTVPHPDHTNHNGGMLAFGSDGYLYIGTGDGGGGGDPFDNAENKNSQLGKILRIDVDKHPQAPAGNITDGDQYVWDWGLRNPWRFSFDRCTNHLYIADVGQNQWEEVNIEAPSDGNKNYGWDIMEGKHCFEPAQGCDMSGMTLPVTEYNHKNGAPMDDCSITGGYVYRGTKIPGLVGTYLYGDFCTKRVYTLAWDKGTIIKEGEISADLDSPSLPGGITSFGEDTSGELYIITDSSNNGRVYRIDPE